A single window of Salmo salar chromosome ssa21, Ssal_v3.1, whole genome shotgun sequence DNA harbors:
- the LOC106582504 gene encoding zinc finger protein 804A isoform X1: MACYYIVISSTHLSNGHFRNIKGVFRGPLSKNGNKNLDYAEKERTATMAKALEDLKANFYCDLCDKQYYKHQEFDNHINSYDHAHKQRLKELKQREFARNVASKTRKDERKQERALRRIHELAEQRREVHCAPGSGPKFKSTTVAVEGSFRDSGTDGSSEETNNSTVLETGTHNHTSTGHATNNKTQKTLYWPYTGKAKKQTYNRHKIAFSFSFPKKASVKLKSSAAVFCDNTEEGSKECLRRQKLRTPLVELNILDSPTAEEKGLGHGTVEAITQPGDLSPNSVSFSEWSQRSSDALARSDIPMPPQASDLCSVLVNSEDMAKPYVSSVSQLPASPDDPDTVLDRQNSEETQRNSPTEAEPETSKHQQAHKVEESVCGEEDSSISSFSSEVVSGSDGPPENGSSSSQSSQCPGTVREEQKGEDITVVVKTLSCPFTKPSQPFFSVLSRDGNTVLQWPTEMLTFTKTEPCLSYSCNPLHFDFRASQQWQSRAKVSVGDSHSKLSVALCISSTSVCAEEPTDVDNKHNNKACSGPNHHSPIRDGREAVERKDCLICEHHTSDTDTESCSLRLKRHSSGGYSRHSKGRTQSEKRAAGGEKWKSRDRRHYRSHKKKGRRRRRGMRGGDEEEEEHHRERETDGELESNAEKCNTFQRRSECWEGLDSQFRVPTSQQVQPLEKSKQSAEDSGCAAPFAAEDRERKRVVERERERVVERKREEEERRRQETAGRVNGSAGSLSLSDEKVLGRSVRRDPFHPSTEQRNTAGHGSKSSQSHNDTPCPEKPPGVVRQNPSRVMTVTAPESLVTVTQKLSMALSPKRLAEDLCESRALKRKRTASMSLADKEQGLDLQGPWTQCQPAVMVEPNGPVLCTQCQSTVEESNGPDGSMGEEGSGWSGCVSCGGEGRQRKRQRGSSYTPHISDPPVGHNVLISDLPVGHNVLISDLPVGHNVLISDPPVGHNVLISDLPVGHKVLISDLPVGHNVHMAEPPVGHNVHISDLPVGHNVHISDLPVGHNVHISDLPVGHNVHMAEPPVGHNVHISDLPVGHNVHISDLPVGHNVHISDLPVGHNVHMAEPPLDVLSVDRCKLNVQSENLVNTAVEYLVVKGPLASCSSLSQPAVEHNSKPMGSSPRFQFQNNVPSMKEECSFSPSQPGPVRDPSNPAEIIGITNENKNSANCLPNSSTVSLPIMVHHIGMGNIGQDCITRQTVAVAAQVSPLGVREIIPPSIPQMFHRQKTSLDKSCQHSSRSHPTQQECHSPQPTQIQRFHPGVRVQDERGFMESLRPGGTNVTASPYHNHRPACFRPQHHVSVCGLFQIQTHRHVLHHHQQHQAFSGKMKQVLSGSPVAVSPSCPPMLHPVHLSPSPMSPMPTRSITIRHTILHHQHHHRAAFLPPHPQPTLLPHVLPVPVSSLPMGAEMCPSGPYPSPFVTSPPQLSVMAPPNLHHHPPMSVTFHAMPRPAMFPSMLQPHPHPTVIPLQPMF, translated from the exons GACTATGCGGAGAAGGAGAGGACGGCGACCATGGCCAAAGCCTTGGAGGACCTGAAGGCCAACTTCTACTGTGATCTGTGTGACAAACAGTACTACAAGCACCAGGAGTTTGACAACCACATTAACTCTTATGACCATGCTCACAAACAG AGGCTGAAGGAGCTGAAGCAGAGAGAGTTTGCCCGGAACGTGGCCTCTAAGACCAGGAAGGATGAGCGGAAACAGGAGAGAGCACTCCGGAGGATACATGAGCTTGCCGAACAACGCAGAGAGGTCCATTG CGCTCCAGGCAGTGGCCCCAAGTTCAAGTCCACTACGGTGGCAGTGGAGGGCAGTTTCAGAGACAGCGGTACCGATGGATCTTCAGAGGAGACCAACAACTCTACAGTTCTGGAGACAGGAACCCAcaaccacaccagcactggccaTGCCACCAACAACAAGACCCAGAAAACACTATACTGGCCTTACACGGGAAAGGCCAAGAAACAGACTTACAACAGGCACAAAATAGCATTCTCATTCTCCTTCCCAAAGAAAGCATCCGTGAAGCTGAAATCTTCGGCCGCCGTGTTCTGTGACAACACAGAGGAGGGTTCCAAAGAATGTCTCAGAAGACAGAAGCTCAGAACGCCCCTTGTTGAGTTGAACATTCTGGACTCTCCTACTGCAGAGGAAAAGGGACTGGGTCATGGGACTGTGGAGGCTATCACTCAGCCTGGTGATCTCAGCCCAAACAGTGTTAGTTTTAGTGAGTGGAGCCAGAGGTCATCAGATGCACTAGCCAGGTCTGACATCCCGATGCCACCACAGGCCTCAGATTTGTGTTCTGTGCTAGTTAACTCTGAGGATATGGCCAAACCTTATGTGTCCTCCGTCTCCCAATTACCTGCATCCCCAGACGACCCAGACACAGTACTAGATAGACAGAACTCTGAGGAAACTCAGAGAAACAGCCCAACAGAGGCCGAGCCGGAAACAAGCAAACACCAACAAGCTCATAAAGTAGAGGAGAGTGTCTGTGGGGAAGAGGACTCCTCCATTAGCAGTTTCTCTTCTGAGGTCGTCTCCGGTTCTGATGGTCCCCCTGAGAacggctcctcctcctctcagtcctCTCAGTGTCCTGGGACtgtgagagaggaacagaaaggaGAAGACATTACGGTGGTGGTGAAGACCCTGTCTTGTCCTTTCACCAAGCCCAGCCAGCCCTTCTTCTCTGTGCTCAGCAGAGATGGAAACACTGTTCTCCAGTGGCCTACAGAGATGTTGACCTTCACCAAGACAGAGCCCTGTCTCTCCTACAGCTGCAACCCCCTCCATTTTGACTTTAGGGCCTCGCAGCAATGGCAGAGCAGGGCGAAGGTTAGTGTTGGTGACAGTCATAGTAAGTTATCTGTGGCTTTGTGTATCAGCTCAACCTCTGTCTGCGCTGAGGAACCAACAGATGTTGACAACAAGCACAACAACAAGGCCTGCTCTGGCCCAAACCATCATAGCCCTATCAGAGATGGCAGGGAGGCAGTGGAGAGGAAGGATTGTCTCATATGTGAGCACCACACGAGTGACACAGACACAGAAAGCTGCAGCTTGCGACTTAAGAGACACAGCAGTGGGGGATATAGTAGGCACTCAAAAGGTAGGACTCAATCTGAGAAGAGAGCAGCAGGTGGCGAGAAATGGAAATCCAGAGACAGGCGCCATTACAGGAGCCacaagaagaaggggaggaggaggaggagggggatgagaggaggggatgaggaagaagaggagcaccacagagagagggagacggatggAGAGTTGGAGAGCAATGCAGAGAAATGCAACACATTTCAGAGACGGTCTGAGTGTTGGGAAGGACTTGATAGCCAATTTAGAGTCCCCACTTCACAGCAAGTGCAGCCATTAGAGAAGTCAAAGCAATCGGCTGAGGACAGTGGCTGCGCTGCTCCCTTTGCCGCCGAGGACAGGGAAAGGAAGCgtgtggtggagagggagagggagcgggttgtggagaggaagagggaggaggaggagagaagaagacaggAAACAGCAGGCAGAGTAAACGGCTCAGCGGGCAGCCTCAGCCTCTCGGATGAAAAGGTGTTGGGGAGGAGCGTCAGGAGAGACCCGTTCCATCCATCAACGGAACAGAGAAACACTGCAGGGCATGGCTCAAAGAGCTCACAGAGTCACAACGACACCCCTTGCCCTGAGAAACCTCCTGGGGTTGTTAGACAAAACCCAAGCAGAGTGATGACAGTCACGGCACCAGAGAGTTTAGTCACCGTTACCCAAAAACTAAGCATGGCCCTTTCACCCAAGAGGCTTGCTGAAGACTTGTGTGAGAGCAGGGCCCTGAAAAGGAAACGGACAGCATCAATGTCTCTGGCTGATAAGGAGCAGGGCCTTGACCTCCAGGGTCCATGGACTCAGTGTCAGCCAGCTGTAATGGTAGAGCCCAATGGGCCAGTCCTATGTACCCAGTGTCAGTCAACTGTGGAAGAGTCCAATGGGCCAGATGGTTCAATGGGTGAGGAGGGGTCTGGTTGGTCTGGCTGTGTTTCCTGTGGtggggaggggagacagagaaagagacagagagggtccaGTTATACTCCTCACATCTCAGACCCTCCTGTAGGTCACAATGTTCTCATCTCAGACCTTCCTGTAGGTCACAATGTTCTCATCTCAGACCTTCCTGTAGGTCACAATGTTCTCATCTCAGACCCTCCTGTAGGTCACAATGTTCTCATCTCAGACCTTCCTGTAGGTCACAAAGTTCTCATCTCAGACCTTCCTGTAGGTCACAATGTTCACATGGCAGAACCTCCTGTAGGTCACAATGTTCACATCTCAGACCTTCCAGTAGGTCACAATGTTCACATCTCAGACCTTCCTGTAGGTCACAATGTTCACATCTCAGACCTTCCTGTAGGTCACAATGTTCACATGGCAGAACCTCCTGTAGGTCACAATGTTCACATCTCAGACCTTCCTGTAGGTCACAATGTTCACATCTCAGACCTTCCTGTAGGTCACAATGTTCACATCTCAGACCTTCCTGTAGGTCACAATGTTCACATGGCAGAACCTCCTCTGGATGTACTGTCTGTTGACAGATGTAAGCTGAACGTCCAGAGTGAGAATCTAGTGAATACAGCTGTTGAATACCTTGTGGTAAAAGGTCCACTGGCCAGCTGTAGTTCCCTGAGTCAGCCAGCTGTAGAGCACAACAGTAAGCCAATGGGAAGCTCTCCTCGGTTTCAGTTTCAGAACAATGTTCCCAGCATGAAAGAAGAatgttccttctctccctctcaaccTGGGCCTGTAAGAGATCCCTCAAATCCCGCAGAAATAATCGGTATTACTAATGAAAACAAAAACAGCGCTAATTGCCTCCCAAACTCTTCCACTGTTTCTCTCCCGATCATGGTACATCATATAGGAATGGGTAACATAGGACAAGATTGTATAACAAGGCAAACGGTGGCAGTGGCTGCCCAGGTCAGTCCACTGGGTGTGAGAGAGATCATCCCACCGTCCATCCCTCAGATGTTTCACAGACAGAAGACGAGTCTGGACAAGTCGTGTCAGCACAGTTCCCGGAGCCACCCCACCCAACAGGAGTGCCACAGCCCCCAGCCTACCCAGATTCAGAGGTTTCATCCTGGGGTTAGGGTTCAGGACGAGAGAGGTTTCATGGAGAGCCTGAGACCTGGAGGTACTAACGTTACAGCTAGTCCCTACCACAATCACAGACCAGCATGTTTCCGTCCGCAGCACCATGTTTCCGTCTGCGGTCTGTTTCAGATCCAGACCCACAGGCACGTTCTCCACCACCATCAGCAACATCAGGCGTTCTCTGGAAAGATGAAGCAAGTTCTGTCTGGGTCTCCTGTCGCGGtatccccctcctgtcctcccatgCTCCACCCCGTCCACCTGTCTCCATCCCCCATGTCCCCCATGCCAACCAGGTCTATCACTATCCGACACACCATCctccaccaccaacatcaccaccgtgcagccttcctccctcctcacccccaACCAACTCTCTTACCCCATGTTCTTCCGGTCCCAGTCAGCAGCCTGCCCATGGGGGCAGAAATGTGTCCCTCTGGCCCCTACCCCTCTCCATTTGTGACCTCACCACCGCAGCTCTCGGTAATGGCCCCACCCAAtttacaccaccaccccccaatGTCGGTGACATTCCACGCCATGCCCCGTCCAGCCATGTTCCCCTCCATGCTGCAGCCACACCCACATCCCACTGTCATCCCTCTACAGCCCATGTTTTGA
- the LOC106582504 gene encoding zinc finger protein 804A isoform X2, translating to MACYYIVISSTHLSNGHFRNIKGVFRGPLSKNGNKNLDYAEKERTATMAKALEDLKANFYCDLCDKQYYKHQEFDNHINSYDHAHKQRLKELKQREFARNVASKTRKDERKQERALRRIHELAEQRREVHCAPGSGPKFKSTTVAVEGSFRDSGTDGSSEETNNSTVLETGTHNHTSTGHATNNKTQKTLYWPYTGKAKKQTYNRHKIAFSFSFPKKASVKLKSSAAVFCDNTEEGSKECLRRQKLRTPLVELNILDSPTAEEKGLGHGTVEAITQPGDLSPNSVSFSEWSQRSSDALARSDIPMPPQASDLCSVLVNSEDMAKPYVSSVSQLPASPDDPDTVLDRQNSEETQRNSPTEAEPETSKHQQAHKVEESVCGEEDSSISSFSSEVVSGSDGPPENGSSSSQSSQCPGTVREEQKGEDITVVVKTLSCPFTKPSQPFFSVLSRDGNTVLQWPTEMLTFTKTEPCLSYSCNPLHFDFRASQQWQSRAKVSVGDSHSKLSVALCISSTSVCAEEPTDVDNKHNNKACSGPNHHSPIRDGREAVERKDCLICEHHTSDTDTESCSLRLKRHSSGGYSRHSKGRTQSEKRAAGGEKWKSRDRRHYRSHKKKGRRRRRGMRGGDEEEEEHHRERETDGELESNAEKCNTFQRRSECWEGLDSQFRVPTSQQVQPLEKSKQSAEDSGCAAPFAAEDRERKRVVERERERVVERKREEEERRRQETAGRVNGSAGSLSLSDEKVLGRSVRRDPFHPSTEQRNTAGHGSKSSQSHNDTPCPEKPPGVVRQNPSRVMTVTAPESLVTVTQKLSMALSPKRLAEDLCESRALKRKRTASMSLADKEQGLDLQGPWTQCQPAVMVEPNGPVLCTQCQSTVEESNGPDGSMGEEGSGWSGCVSCGGEGRQRKRQRGSSYTPHISDPPVGHNVLISDLPVGHNVLISDPPVGHNVLISDLPVGHKVLISDLPVGHNVHMAEPPVGHNVHISDLPVGHNVHISDLPVGHNVHISDLPVGHNVHMAEPPVGHNVHISDLPVGHNVHISDLPVGHNVHISDLPVGHNVHMAEPPLDVLSVDRCKLNVQSENLVNTAVEYLVVKGPLASCSSLSQPAVEHNSKPMGSSPRFQFQNNVPSMKEECSFSPSQPGPVRDPSNPAEIIGITNENKNSANCLPNSSTVSLPIMVHHIGMGNIGQDCITRQTVAVAAQVSPLGVREIIPPSIPQMFHRQKTSLDKSCQHSSRSHPTQQECHSPQPTQIQRFHPGVRVQDERGFMESLRPGGTNVTASPYHNHRPACFRPQHHVSVCGLFQIQTHRHVLHHHQQHQAFSGKMKQVLSGSPVAVSPSCPPMLHPVHLSPSPMSPMPTRSITIRHTILHHQHHHRAAFLPPHPQPTLLPHVLPVPVSSLPMGAEMCPSGPYPSPFVTSPPQLSVMAPPNLHHHPPMSVTFHAMPRPAMFPSMLQPHPHPTVIPLQPMF from the exons GACTATGCGGAGAAGGAGAGGACGGCGACCATGGCCAAAGCCTTGGAGGACCTGAAGGCCAACTTCTACTGTGATCTGTGTGACAAACAGTACTACAAGCACCAGGAGTTTGACAACCACATTAACTCTTATGACCATGCTCACAAACAG AGGCTGAAGGAGCTGAAGCAGAGAGAGTTTGCCCGGAACGTGGCCTCTAAGACCAGGAAGGATGAGCGGAAACAGGAGAGAGCACTCCGGAGGATACATGAGCTTGCCGAACAACGCAGAGAGGTCCATTG CGCTCCAGGCAGTGGCCCCAAGTTCAAGTCCACTACGGTGGCAGTGGAGGGCAGTTTCAGAGACAGCGGTACCGATGGATCTTCAGAGGAGACCAACAACTCTACAGTTCTGGAGACAGGAACCCAcaaccacaccagcactggccaTGCCACCAACAACAAGACCCAGAAAACACTATACTGGCCTTACACGGGAAAGGCCAAGAAACAGACTTACAACAGGCACAAAATAGCATTCTCATTCTCCTTCCCAAAGAAAGCATCCGTGAAGCTGAAATCTTCGGCCGCCGTGTTCTGTGACAACACAGAGGAGGGTTCCAAAGAATGTCTCAGAAGACAGAAGCTCAGAACGCCCCTTGTTGAGTTGAACATTCTGGACTCTCCTACTGCAGAGGAAAAGGGACTGGGTCATGGGACTGTGGAGGCTATCACTCAGCCTGGTGATCTCAGCCCAAACAGTGTTAGTTTTAGTGAGTGGAGCCAGAGGTCATCAGATGCACTAGCCAGGTCTGACATCCCGATGCCACCACAGGCCTCAGATTTGTGTTCTGTGCTAGTTAACTCTGAGGATATGGCCAAACCTTATGTGTCCTCCGTCTCCCAATTACCTGCATCCCCAGACGACCCAGACACAGTACTAGATAGACAGAACTCTGAGGAAACTCAGAGAAACAGCCCAACAGAGGCCGAGCCGGAAACAAGCAAACACCAACAAGCTCATAAAGTAGAGGAGAGTGTCTGTGGGGAAGAGGACTCCTCCATTAGCAGTTTCTCTTCTGAGGTCGTCTCCGGTTCTGATGGTCCCCCTGAGAacggctcctcctcctctcagtcctCTCAGTGTCCTGGGACtgtgagagaggaacagaaaggaGAAGACATTACGGTGGTGGTGAAGACCCTGTCTTGTCCTTTCACCAAGCCCAGCCAGCCCTTCTTCTCTGTGCTCAGCAGAGATGGAAACACTGTTCTCCAGTGGCCTACAGAGATGTTGACCTTCACCAAGACAGAGCCCTGTCTCTCCTACAGCTGCAACCCCCTCCATTTTGACTTTAGGGCCTCGCAGCAATGGCAGAGCAGGGCGAAGGTTAGTGTTGGTGACAGTCATAGTAAGTTATCTGTGGCTTTGTGTATCAGCTCAACCTCTGTCTGCGCTGAGGAACCAACAGATGTTGACAACAAGCACAACAACAAGGCCTGCTCTGGCCCAAACCATCATAGCCCTATCAGAGATGGCAGGGAGGCAGTGGAGAGGAAGGATTGTCTCATATGTGAGCACCACACGAGTGACACAGACACAGAAAGCTGCAGCTTGCGACTTAAGAGACACAGCAGTGGGGGATATAGTAGGCACTCAAAAGGTAGGACTCAATCTGAGAAGAGAGCAGCAGGTGGCGAGAAATGGAAATCCAGAGACAGGCGCCATTACAGGAGCCacaagaagaaggggaggaggaggaggagggggatgagaggaggggatgaggaagaagaggagcaccacagagagagggagacggatggAGAGTTGGAGAGCAATGCAGAGAAATGCAACACATTTCAGAGACGGTCTGAGTGTTGGGAAGGACTTGATAGCCAATTTAGAGTCCCCACTTCACAGCAAGTGCAGCCATTAGAGAAGTCAAAGCAATCGGCTGAGGACAGTGGCTGCGCTGCTCCCTTTGCCGCCGAGGACAGGGAAAGGAAGCgtgtggtggagagggagagggagcgggttgtggagaggaagagggaggaggaggagagaagaagacaggAAACAGCAGGCAGAGTAAACGGCTCAGCGGGCAGCCTCAGCCTCTCGGATGAAAAGGTGTTGGGGAGGAGCGTCAGGAGAGACCCGTTCCATCCATCAACGGAACAGAGAAACACTGCAGGGCATGGCTCAAAGAGCTCACAGAGTCACAACGACACCCCTTGCCCTGAGAAACCTCCTGGGGTTGTTAGACAAAACCCAAGCAGAGTGATGACAGTCACGGCACCAGAGAGTTTAGTCACCGTTACCCAAAAACTAAGCATGGCCCTTTCACCCAAGAGGCTTGCTGAAGACTTGTGTGAGAGCAGGGCCCTGAAAAGGAAACGGACAGCATCAATGTCTCTGGCTGATAAGGAGCAGGGCCTTGACCTCCAGGGTCCATGGACTCAGTGTCAGCCAGCTGTAATGGTAGAGCCCAATGGGCCAGTCCTATGTACCCAGTGTCAGTCAACTGTGGAAGAGTCCAATGGGCCAGATGGTTCAATGGGTGAGGAGGGGTCTGGTTGGTCTGGCTGTGTTTCCTGTGGtggggaggggagacagagaaagagacagagagggtccaGTTATACTCCTCACATCTCAGACCCTCCTGTAG GTCACAATGTTCTCATCTCAGACCTTCCTGTAGGTCACAATGTTCTCATCTCAGACCCTCCTGTAGGTCACAATGTTCTCATCTCAGACCTTCCTGTAGGTCACAAAGTTCTCATCTCAGACCTTCCTGTAGGTCACAATGTTCACATGGCAGAACCTCCTGTAGGTCACAATGTTCACATCTCAGACCTTCCAGTAGGTCACAATGTTCACATCTCAGACCTTCCTGTAGGTCACAATGTTCACATCTCAGACCTTCCTGTAGGTCACAATGTTCACATGGCAGAACCTCCTGTAGGTCACAATGTTCACATCTCAGACCTTCCTGTAGGTCACAATGTTCACATCTCAGACCTTCCTGTAGGTCACAATGTTCACATCTCAGACCTTCCTGTAGGTCACAATGTTCACATGGCAGAACCTCCTCTGGATGTACTGTCTGTTGACAGATGTAAGCTGAACGTCCAGAGTGAGAATCTAGTGAATACAGCTGTTGAATACCTTGTGGTAAAAGGTCCACTGGCCAGCTGTAGTTCCCTGAGTCAGCCAGCTGTAGAGCACAACAGTAAGCCAATGGGAAGCTCTCCTCGGTTTCAGTTTCAGAACAATGTTCCCAGCATGAAAGAAGAatgttccttctctccctctcaaccTGGGCCTGTAAGAGATCCCTCAAATCCCGCAGAAATAATCGGTATTACTAATGAAAACAAAAACAGCGCTAATTGCCTCCCAAACTCTTCCACTGTTTCTCTCCCGATCATGGTACATCATATAGGAATGGGTAACATAGGACAAGATTGTATAACAAGGCAAACGGTGGCAGTGGCTGCCCAGGTCAGTCCACTGGGTGTGAGAGAGATCATCCCACCGTCCATCCCTCAGATGTTTCACAGACAGAAGACGAGTCTGGACAAGTCGTGTCAGCACAGTTCCCGGAGCCACCCCACCCAACAGGAGTGCCACAGCCCCCAGCCTACCCAGATTCAGAGGTTTCATCCTGGGGTTAGGGTTCAGGACGAGAGAGGTTTCATGGAGAGCCTGAGACCTGGAGGTACTAACGTTACAGCTAGTCCCTACCACAATCACAGACCAGCATGTTTCCGTCCGCAGCACCATGTTTCCGTCTGCGGTCTGTTTCAGATCCAGACCCACAGGCACGTTCTCCACCACCATCAGCAACATCAGGCGTTCTCTGGAAAGATGAAGCAAGTTCTGTCTGGGTCTCCTGTCGCGGtatccccctcctgtcctcccatgCTCCACCCCGTCCACCTGTCTCCATCCCCCATGTCCCCCATGCCAACCAGGTCTATCACTATCCGACACACCATCctccaccaccaacatcaccaccgtgcagccttcctccctcctcacccccaACCAACTCTCTTACCCCATGTTCTTCCGGTCCCAGTCAGCAGCCTGCCCATGGGGGCAGAAATGTGTCCCTCTGGCCCCTACCCCTCTCCATTTGTGACCTCACCACCGCAGCTCTCGGTAATGGCCCCACCCAAtttacaccaccaccccccaatGTCGGTGACATTCCACGCCATGCCCCGTCCAGCCATGTTCCCCTCCATGCTGCAGCCACACCCACATCCCACTGTCATCCCTCTACAGCCCATGTTTTGA